From the genome of Deferribacterota bacterium, one region includes:
- the ruvC gene encoding crossover junction endodeoxyribonuclease RuvC translates to MLFVGIDPGLNNTGVGIIRVDRKKISYVDHYLIKSNRSMTVLEKLSNIYRLLFNYLHNYPTEYTAIEDIFYAKNIKSAILLGQVRGVLIGCLTQLNITIYEYTALQIKKAVVGYGRAEKEQVKRLVFMHLNLKDDLLKMPDDCSDALACALCLAYNIERENVLQNKGNTIR, encoded by the coding sequence TTGTTATTTGTTGGGATAGATCCAGGTTTGAACAATACAGGGGTAGGTATAATTAGGGTAGATAGAAAAAAAATATCCTATGTTGACCACTATTTAATTAAATCAAACAGATCAATGACTGTTTTAGAAAAGCTTTCTAATATATATAGGTTATTGTTTAACTATTTGCATAATTACCCTACAGAGTATACAGCTATAGAAGATATCTTCTATGCTAAGAATATAAAGAGTGCTATTTTATTAGGTCAGGTTAGAGGTGTTCTAATAGGTTGTTTAACCCAGTTAAATATAACTATATATGAGTATACAGCTTTGCAGATTAAAAAGGCAGTAGTTGGATATGGCAGGGCGGAAAAAGAACAGGTTAAGAGGCTTGTTTTTATGCATTTAAATCTAAAGGATGACCTTCTAAAAATGCCAGATGATTGTTCTGATGCTTTAGCCTGTGCACTTTGTTTAGCATATAACATAGAGAGAGAAAATGTTTTACAGAATAAAGGGAATACTATTAGATAA
- the ruvA gene encoding Holliday junction branch migration protein RuvA, with protein MFYRIKGILLDKSPNSTVVDISGIALEMTIAISTYTKLPEIGESLELYTSLLIRDDTPVLFAFKTLDEKEMFHLLTKVSSIGPRLAINILSGIDTDRLRYAIANKDTGILSSIPGIGKKTAERIILELKDKIDKSSFVEASTNESFNTEIFSALSNLGYKKHEIKSALESIPKEIKGFEEILKSCLKTLSKL; from the coding sequence ATGTTTTACAGAATAAAGGGAATACTATTAGATAAAAGTCCTAACAGTACAGTTGTTGACATTAGTGGCATTGCTTTGGAGATGACTATTGCAATCTCAACATATACTAAACTGCCAGAAATAGGCGAGTCTTTAGAGTTATATACATCTCTATTAATAAGGGATGACACACCTGTATTATTTGCATTTAAAACATTAGATGAGAAAGAGATGTTCCATCTTTTAACTAAAGTCTCCTCAATAGGACCTAGGCTTGCCATAAATATTTTATCTGGTATAGATACAGATAGGTTGAGATATGCAATAGCTAACAAAGATACCGGCATATTATCTTCAATACCTGGTATTGGTAAAAAAACTGCTGAGAGAATTATCTTAGAACTAAAAGATAAGATAGATAAAAGTAGCTTTGTTGAAGCTTCTACAAATGAAAGCTTTAATACTGAGATATTTAGTGCTTTATCAAACTTGGGCTATAAAAAACATGAGATTAAAAGTGCATTAGAATCTATCCCAAAAGAGATAAAAGGTTTTGAAGAGATCCTTAAAAGCTGTTTAAAAACGTTATCAAAGTTGTAA